In Legionella sp. PATHC035, a genomic segment contains:
- a CDS encoding transglycosylase SLT domain-containing protein — protein sequence MDALLHIFKKLRTFFVLIFALILTACVSHPPADVNNLCNIFRQYPQWYRDAKDVERRWKVPIPVQMAIIHQESKFNARARPPRQKLFCIIPWKRPSSAYGYTQALHGTWNHYKQSCGGWFASRDDFADGVDFIGWYANEAYKRARVPRTDAYLLYLAYHEGIGGYQRKTYLKKSWLIPVARKVKARSQLYAMQLNSCRKY from the coding sequence ATGGACGCTTTGTTGCACATTTTTAAGAAATTACGAACATTCTTTGTTTTAATATTTGCTTTAATTCTTACTGCGTGTGTTAGTCATCCTCCTGCGGATGTTAATAATCTTTGTAATATATTTAGGCAATATCCTCAATGGTATCGAGATGCTAAGGATGTGGAACGCCGATGGAAAGTTCCAATTCCAGTACAAATGGCAATCATCCATCAAGAATCGAAATTTAACGCACGAGCACGACCACCTCGTCAGAAGCTCTTTTGTATTATTCCTTGGAAAAGACCTTCATCAGCTTATGGATATACCCAAGCACTGCATGGAACTTGGAATCACTACAAACAAAGTTGTGGTGGATGGTTCGCTTCACGGGATGATTTTGCTGATGGTGTGGATTTTATTGGATGGTACGCCAATGAAGCGTATAAAAGAGCGAGGGTACCCCGAACAGATGCGTATTTACTTTATTTGGCCTATCATGAAGGTATAGGTGGTTATCAACGTAAAACTTATTTGAAAAAATCATGGTTAATACCCGTTGCTCGCAAAGTGAAAGCGCGCTCACAACTTTATGCAATGCAGCTAAATTCGTGTAGAAAATATTAG
- a CDS encoding 3'-5' exonuclease has protein sequence MTILVFDIETIPDIETARNLYDLHGLSDEDTAEAMFALRRAKVGNDFLPHYLQKICAISLVMSHGSQIKVWSLGDEASDEKELITRFFAGIDKHTPTLVSWNGSGFDLPVLHYRSMLHGISAPTYWETGENQQNFRWNNYLSRFHYRHLDLMDVIAGYQNKAFAPLDEISSMLGFPGKMGMSGSKVWEQYLLGQIKSIRDYCETDVLNTYCVFLRFELMRGVLQQDEYHRLLELLKTYLRSEQDKKHLQEFLSHMS, from the coding sequence ATGACCATTCTTGTATTTGATATAGAAACAATTCCTGATATTGAAACAGCCCGTAATTTATATGATTTACACGGTCTGTCTGATGAAGACACCGCAGAAGCAATGTTTGCATTGCGCCGCGCTAAAGTAGGTAACGATTTCTTACCGCATTATTTACAAAAAATTTGTGCTATTTCTTTGGTGATGAGTCATGGGTCACAAATAAAAGTATGGTCGTTAGGTGATGAAGCCTCTGATGAAAAGGAATTAATCACCCGTTTTTTTGCTGGAATCGACAAACATACGCCAACACTAGTGAGCTGGAATGGTAGCGGGTTTGATTTACCGGTTTTGCATTATCGTTCCATGTTGCATGGCATTAGCGCACCCACCTATTGGGAAACTGGAGAAAATCAACAAAATTTTCGTTGGAATAATTACTTAAGCCGTTTTCATTATCGACATCTTGATCTCATGGATGTGATTGCAGGATATCAAAATAAAGCGTTTGCTCCATTGGACGAAATATCCAGTATGCTGGGATTTCCTGGAAAAATGGGGATGAGTGGTTCCAAAGTGTGGGAACAGTATTTGTTAGGCCAAATAAAAAGTATTCGCGATTATTGTGAAACGGATGTGCTCAATACCTATTGTGTTTTTTTACGGTTTGAGCTCATGCGTGGCGTCCTCCAACAGGATGAATATCATCGTTTATTGGAGTTGCTAAAAACTTATTTAAGATCTGAGCAGGATAAAAAACATCTGCAAGAATTTTTAAGTCATATGTCATAA
- a CDS encoding serine/threonine protein kinase — MNHENQTPYAQLDPITILDAIESTGVVCTGSLVALNSYENRVYQIGIENDEPLIAKFYRPNRWCSAAILEEHQFALELEEHEIPIIAPLIINDRTLHHHHDFRFALFPRRSGHALELDNSEHLEWMGRFIGRLHRVSASQSFHHRIQLNPQSYGHDPYQFLMEQSFIPDYLTSNFCKTVETALEKVHQIFKSTGDIDQIRLHGDCHAGNVLWSKSGPHIVDLDDCLMGPAIQDIWMLLSGEPKQMDLQLEKILEGYCKFHDFNPRERHLIEALRTLRMLHYSGWIAKRWADPAFPLSFPWFNTPVYWQNLLINLNEQIELLDQFEC; from the coding sequence TTGAATCACGAGAACCAAACACCCTATGCACAACTCGATCCCATTACCATTTTGGATGCCATTGAAAGCACGGGGGTTGTTTGCACGGGCAGCCTGGTCGCACTCAATAGCTATGAAAACCGCGTTTATCAAATAGGAATAGAAAATGACGAGCCTCTCATTGCTAAATTTTATAGACCGAATCGCTGGTGTTCAGCAGCTATTTTAGAGGAACATCAATTCGCACTTGAATTAGAAGAACATGAAATTCCCATTATTGCCCCCCTTATTATCAATGACCGAACCTTACACCATCATCATGATTTCAGATTCGCACTCTTTCCCAGGCGCAGCGGCCACGCACTCGAATTGGATAATAGTGAACACCTCGAATGGATGGGACGCTTTATAGGGCGCTTGCATAGAGTTAGTGCAAGCCAGTCATTTCACCATCGCATCCAATTAAATCCCCAAAGTTATGGCCATGATCCATACCAATTTCTCATGGAACAAAGTTTTATTCCTGACTACTTAACCTCAAATTTTTGCAAAACAGTGGAAACAGCATTAGAGAAAGTACATCAGATATTTAAGTCTACAGGCGATATTGATCAAATACGCTTGCACGGCGATTGCCATGCAGGAAATGTGTTATGGAGTAAATCAGGTCCCCATATCGTTGACTTAGACGATTGCCTCATGGGCCCTGCGATACAGGATATTTGGATGTTACTTTCAGGTGAACCCAAGCAAATGGATTTGCAACTGGAGAAGATTTTAGAGGGTTATTGTAAATTTCATGATTTTAACCCGCGTGAGCGCCATTTAATCGAGGCATTGCGTACACTACGCATGCTGCATTATTCAGGATGGATTGCAAAACGCTGGGCCGATCCCGCATTCCCTTTGAGTTTTCCATGGTTTAATACGCCTGTATATTGGCAAAATCTGCTGATAAATCTTAATGAACAGATTGAATTATTAGATCAATTTGAATGCTAG
- a CDS encoding acetamidase/formamidase family protein yields MAVDYKLFLLVGAVCFNILNTGAALAQDNSINSVGKTKKCFPYIEKLPEQKLMAAPLERDNLAHKTYILPATPATTQWGVYNNHQPPVLTINPGDSISIETMAASDNQVVPGTPIEEVVRMNNAVPGRGPHTITGPVYIQGAEPGDVLKIHFNKILPRSYASNNNVPGKGLFPEEFPEGQIKYFYLDVKKMQMQFAPGIVIPLAPFPGLIAVAHEQSGDFDTIPPGPFGGNMDLREMKEGTTLYLPVFVKGGLLWTGDSHAGQGNGEINLTAIETAYEEFNITVDLLKHTPLSWPRVETPDAWIAVGYDADLNKALDILKGETIQLIMDQRKVSRQQAEQIMFATWNCPISEVVNGVKGVYCMVPKQSEKQTPFPLPNTDTPTQYVTYAKDNNIENAMKKASLTMLNRIAAEKKLTRLDTYSLLSLTMDCRMAPYKTGEKEVHCMLDKNLWIS; encoded by the coding sequence ATGGCTGTGGACTATAAATTATTTTTACTTGTTGGCGCAGTTTGTTTCAATATACTGAATACTGGTGCGGCTTTGGCTCAAGATAATTCAATCAATTCAGTAGGAAAAACAAAAAAATGTTTTCCATATATTGAAAAACTCCCTGAGCAAAAACTTATGGCTGCTCCGCTAGAGCGTGACAACTTAGCACATAAAACCTATATTCTTCCTGCAACCCCTGCAACGACACAATGGGGTGTATACAATAATCATCAACCCCCGGTTTTAACCATTAATCCAGGTGACAGTATTTCTATAGAAACTATGGCTGCTTCAGATAACCAAGTCGTACCTGGTACGCCTATTGAAGAAGTTGTCCGTATGAATAATGCAGTACCTGGGAGAGGCCCCCATACTATTACAGGACCCGTCTATATCCAAGGCGCGGAACCTGGTGATGTGCTCAAAATTCATTTTAATAAAATTCTGCCACGAAGCTATGCATCGAATAATAATGTTCCTGGAAAAGGATTATTCCCAGAAGAATTCCCCGAGGGACAAATTAAGTATTTTTATCTGGATGTAAAAAAGATGCAGATGCAATTTGCGCCGGGAATTGTCATTCCACTTGCGCCATTTCCGGGCTTAATTGCCGTAGCACATGAACAATCTGGAGATTTTGACACGATTCCACCGGGCCCTTTTGGTGGAAATATGGATTTACGTGAAATGAAAGAGGGCACCACATTGTACTTACCGGTATTCGTCAAAGGGGGGCTCCTGTGGACAGGTGATTCGCATGCAGGGCAGGGGAATGGCGAGATCAATCTCACTGCAATTGAAACCGCATATGAAGAGTTTAATATTACAGTGGATTTGCTGAAACACACCCCATTGAGCTGGCCACGTGTCGAAACGCCTGATGCTTGGATCGCAGTAGGTTATGATGCGGATTTGAATAAGGCTCTGGATATTCTTAAAGGAGAAACGATTCAATTGATTATGGATCAACGTAAAGTATCTCGCCAACAAGCTGAGCAAATTATGTTTGCAACCTGGAATTGTCCTATTTCAGAAGTGGTTAATGGAGTAAAAGGTGTTTATTGTATGGTTCCAAAACAGTCTGAAAAACAAACTCCGTTCCCATTGCCTAACACAGATACGCCCACTCAATACGTTACTTATGCAAAGGATAATAATATTGAAAATGCAATGAAAAAAGCTTCTTTGACGATGCTTAATCGAATTGCTGCTGAGAAAAAATTAACTCGCCTTGATACCTACTCCTTACTTAGTCTTACTATGGATTGTCGCATGGCACCCTATAAAACCGGGGAAAAGGAAGTTCACTGTATGTTAGATAAAAATTTGTGGATTTCTTAA
- the adk gene encoding adenylate kinase encodes MRLMLLGGPGAGKGTQALRLIERYQIPQISTGDMLRAAIAQGTPLGLSAKKIMETGGLVSDDIIIGLVKERLKKSDCANGFLFDGFPRTIVQADALKQAEIYLDHVIEIDVDDEEIIKRISGRRIHQPSGRVYHIENHPPKRDGIDDVTGETLIQREDDKEETVRKRLEVYRNQTAPLVHYYKSWAESGTHGAPEFHSISGAGDVDDVFQKIVNSIEAKEEI; translated from the coding sequence ATGCGATTAATGCTTTTGGGTGGGCCGGGTGCAGGAAAGGGAACCCAGGCTTTGCGTTTGATTGAACGTTATCAAATTCCGCAAATCTCCACAGGTGATATGCTGCGTGCTGCTATTGCGCAAGGAACTCCTTTGGGACTCAGTGCCAAAAAGATTATGGAAACGGGAGGATTGGTTTCCGATGACATTATTATTGGGCTAGTCAAAGAACGTTTAAAAAAGAGCGATTGTGCCAATGGTTTTCTATTTGATGGTTTTCCTAGAACAATTGTACAGGCAGATGCTTTGAAGCAAGCAGAAATTTATTTAGACCATGTTATTGAAATTGATGTTGATGATGAAGAAATCATTAAGCGTATCAGTGGAAGACGTATCCATCAGCCATCTGGTCGTGTTTATCATATCGAAAATCATCCGCCAAAACGAGATGGAATAGATGATGTAACAGGCGAAACTTTAATTCAACGTGAAGATGACAAAGAAGAAACGGTAAGAAAACGTTTGGAAGTTTATCGTAATCAAACAGCGCCTTTAGTTCATTACTATAAGTCTTGGGCTGAGAGTGGCACCCATGGTGCTCCTGAGTTCCATAGTATCAGTGGAGCTGGAGATGTGGATGATGTGTTCCAAAAAATTGTTAACTCAATTGAAGCTAAGGAAGAGATATGA
- a CDS encoding carbohydrate porin: MIRLLFFTLLILLTGLHNPVTAQTLKKPPTKPTKSEHQQIANNSSISSNPAAVNVTTGSGVLQRYLENKLGIQNNHGIMLQGAWIGDTNRLFSGGIPDADLVTSNSVLLVDLTVDMGQFTGWDGGLFSAQFLQQNAQNTNAQAGIIQGYNSLPDVYPFNRSELYALWYRQELFDKKLFVRIGKTITTLDFNNVIKPAPLSSDAPNIPAVTSLIYTPIFINPEVDGIMPGYTNTAYGITMTLAPIPQWYLSYGIYDGNLASGKQTGLTGPTFNGRYFQVSEMGGVWVLGKKHLPGTAGLGVWHQTGLIRQHNLTEMEATGAYLFGSQRLWYRHPGYDTSGISAFYQYGINNSSVLPMKQSVGAGLTLFGLIAHRDGDSLGAGFSLAWLNQRITDRSSELMYQIYYQAKIINNIYLEPALSYIPTPGQNANLPPAFAGTLRAIVLA; the protein is encoded by the coding sequence ATGATCCGATTATTATTTTTTACCTTACTTATTCTCCTAACGGGTCTCCATAACCCGGTTACAGCACAGACATTAAAAAAACCACCTACAAAGCCAACGAAATCAGAACACCAACAAATTGCAAACAACTCCAGTATTAGTTCCAACCCTGCCGCAGTTAATGTAACTACCGGCTCTGGAGTACTCCAACGTTATTTAGAAAATAAGCTAGGTATTCAAAATAATCATGGAATTATGCTTCAAGGAGCCTGGATTGGTGACACCAACAGATTGTTCTCTGGTGGAATTCCTGATGCGGACCTAGTGACATCCAACAGTGTTCTTTTAGTCGATCTTACCGTGGATATGGGACAGTTTACCGGATGGGATGGTGGGTTGTTTAGTGCTCAATTTTTGCAACAAAATGCTCAGAATACCAATGCACAAGCGGGAATTATACAAGGATATAACTCATTACCTGATGTTTATCCTTTTAACCGTTCTGAACTTTATGCCCTTTGGTATCGCCAGGAACTTTTCGACAAAAAATTATTTGTCCGAATTGGAAAAACCATAACGACACTTGATTTTAATAACGTCATTAAGCCCGCTCCACTTAGTTCTGACGCACCGAACATTCCTGCAGTGACCAGTTTAATTTATACGCCTATTTTTATTAATCCTGAAGTAGATGGCATCATGCCCGGTTATACGAATACTGCATACGGCATTACTATGACTTTGGCCCCAATCCCTCAATGGTATCTGTCCTATGGGATATATGATGGCAACTTAGCCAGTGGCAAACAAACCGGCTTAACCGGACCGACATTTAATGGAAGGTATTTTCAGGTGAGTGAAATGGGTGGTGTTTGGGTTTTAGGAAAAAAGCATTTACCTGGGACTGCTGGACTAGGTGTATGGCACCAAACTGGCTTAATTCGACAACACAATCTTACTGAAATGGAAGCAACAGGCGCTTATCTATTTGGTTCGCAACGTTTATGGTACCGCCACCCTGGATATGATACCAGCGGGATTTCTGCGTTTTATCAATACGGAATCAATAACTCCAGTGTGCTCCCTATGAAACAATCTGTAGGGGCTGGCCTTACTTTATTTGGCCTTATTGCGCATCGTGACGGTGACTCATTAGGGGCTGGTTTTTCGCTTGCTTGGCTCAATCAGCGCATTACTGATCGCTCCTCTGAATTGATGTATCAAATTTATTATCAAGCAAAAATAATAAATAATATCTATCTTGAACCGGCACTTTCATACATCCCCACCCCAGGCCAGAATGCTAATTTACCCCCTGCATTCGCAGGAACATTAAGAGCTATTGTATTGGCATAA